The DNA window GAACCGCTCGACCACGCGGAGCACCGACTCGCCTCGCCGTACCTCCACCGGCGCGCTTCGGTTGTCGAACTGCACCAGGTCGGCCGACGCCGCCCGCAGCGCCAGCGCGGCGCCGAACACGATCGCCGCGTCGGAGCAGGTCAGCTGCGAACGCTCGGACAGCCGCTTGCCCATCGAGCCGGACTGGTCCACCAGGATCAGCGTTCGGCCAGGGAGCGCCGGTACGTGCGACAGCGCGTGCCCGAGCGCCTGCTCCAGCGCGTACGCCCACCGCAGCGACGGGGCCGCCCGGTACGCCGACAGGAACCGCATCGGCAGCTGCCGGGACTTCGCCACCAGCGCAGGGTCCGCCAGCTCCGAAGCGACCGAAGCCGCGACCGCGTCGGAGACGCCGGCCTCGTCGAAGTTGCGCAGGTTGCGCAGCCGCGCCATGTAGCCCATCCCAGGTAGCACGGCCTCCCACGCCTGCGCGTCCATCGGTCCCTGCAGCCAGCCGGCCACGGACTCCCAGGTCATGCCCGCCTCCCGGAACAGCGCGCCGCCGAGCAGCGCGCGGCGGTCCTCGACCGGCGCCGCCAGCAGCAGCGAACGTGCACGCACCATCGGCAGCGCGTCCGGAATGTCCCGGTCGCGGCCGTGTCGCCGGTCGAGCGCGTGCTGGAACAGCGCGCCCTGCCAGGGCTTGCCCGGGTCCGGGCTCGGGTGGACCAGCTCGAGCACGTCACCGAACCGGAAGCCCTTCGTCGCGGTGTCGTACTTGAGCAGGCTCTGCTCGGTGTACAGGCGCCGTACGGCGTCGGCGATGCCGCGCTTCACCGGCTTGGGAATCTCCTTGCCGTACGTGGAAATCCAGTACGCGAGCGCCTCACCTGGCTCGTCGGGTCGCTGCAGCACGCTCGCGACGAGGTCGCGGGTCCGGCCGTGCGCGTTCGCCTCGATCCGGGCGCGGGCAGCCTCCAGCGCGCCGACGAGCGACGCGGACCGCAGGTTCGCGGTCGTCCGCAGCCAGCGCAGGAAGCGGGCGAGCCAGTCGATGTCGTCGACGGCCATACTGCGAACGAGATCGCGATAGCGCAGGTCACGGCTGCTCGCGCTCTCGTAGAACGTGTTCTCGCCGACGAAGTTCGAGACGGCGAGCAAGAACAGCTCCGACCTGCCGTCCCGGAGATACCCAGGTGCGCCCTCGTACGTGCGACCGCTGGGCGTCGGCTCGCTCCGCGGCGCGGACAGGATGTTCGCGCGGACGTTCTTGACATTGAACTTGCTCACCTGCCTCCACCTCTTCTTGTTCAGGGGGAGACGAGACAACGCCTCCCGAGATCAGGGCGCCAGCGGACCAGTTTCTTGGAAAGGAAGTAGCCGCGGGCTTCGCACCGGAAGGCGCTGTTCCTCAACGGTAGCTGCGATGTCGGTTCGGACGCGAAGCATTTATCGCCGCTGCGTAGGGTTGCGCATTCCACGCCGAGGGCACTGCCGGGGCGGCTACGGTGTGGGGCATGAGGATCGCGGTCTTCGGCGCGGGCGGCGTCGGCGGGTACTTCGGCGGAAAGCTGGCGAAGTCCGGCGTCGACGTGTCGTTCCTCGCGCGCGGTCCGCACCTGACCGCGATGCGGGACAACGGGCTGCTGGTCCGCAGCGTGCACGGCGACTTCGCGTTGGAATCCGTGCAGGCGACCGAGGACCCGGACGAGATCGGGCCGGTGGACTACGTTCTCATCGCGGTGAAGTCCGACCAGACCGAGACCGCGGCGATGGCCGCGAAGCCTTTGCTGCATGACGAAACCGTCGTTCTCTCACTCCAGAACGGTGTCGACAACGAGAGCAAGCTGGCGGCGATCGTCGGACCGGAACGGGTCGTCGGCGGCGCCGCGTACATCTTTGCGACGATCGAGCAACCCGGCGTGATCGCCCATACCGGCGGCCCAGCTGCGCTCAAGGTCGGCGAGCTCGCCGGTGGTCGCAGCGAGCGGGTCGAACGGTTCGTCGAGGCCGGAGTGTCGGCGGGCTTCGCGATCGACCAGACCGAGGACATCAAGGCGACGTTGTGGAGCAAGTTCGCGTTCATCTGCGCGCAGGCGGGGACGACCGCGGCGGTCCGGCTGCCGATCGGTGAGGTGCGGACGAGTCCGGCCGCGCGCGAGCTGTTCCGCCGCGTGGTCGACGAGGTGTGCGCGGTGGCGCGCGCGGAGGGCGTGGACCTGCCGAACGACCTGTCGGACAAGCACGTCGCGTTCGCGGACGGGCTCGGCTCGGGCGACTACTCGTCGCTGCACCACGACCTGATCCACGGCAAGCCGATGGAGCTCGAGGCGCTCCTCGGCGAGGTCGTGCGGCGCGGCGAGCAGACGAGGGTGTCGACGCCGATGAGCGAGGCTCTGTACGCGGTCCTGCAGCCCTGGGACCTGCGCAACCGAGCGGCACTGTGATCGATCGTTTGCCCCAGTGGTACTGGGATGTGCCGTACGTCTACGAGTGCGGTCCTGACGCTGCGGACCTGAGTGCTGGCGCGAACTGCCAGCTGTTCGCGTACACCGTGCTCGCGCACTTCGGGCTGCACGTTCCGCCGCTGCGGTCCAGCAATCTCTGGGAGGACACGACGGCGACGAAGGTCGTGACCGACCTCGAACCGCTGGATCTGCTGTTCTACAACCGCACCGACGATCCGTTCGGCGCCCACATCGCTGTCTACTTGGCGCCGGGTGAGATTCTCCATCTCTGCAAGGAGATTGGCCTGCCGGTGGTATGGACCGAGGCGGACTTCGCCGCGCGGCCGAACTACCAGGTGCTCGTCGGCGCCAAGCGGGTCAGTGCGGCTTGTCGAACGTGAACATGGTGGTGCCACGTCCTAGCGGTTGAGCCTCGCCGCGGTACGTGTGCCGGCCGACTCCGAACTGGGTCTCGCGCGGGTCCGACACGAACTGCTGCTCGAACTCGTTCTTCGCCAAGCTGCTCCTGACGAGCTCGAACAGTCCCACGCGTCCGCCTGTCCAGATCAGGTCGGCGCCGGGTTTGCACAGGCCGGGGAAGAAGCCGATCGCCTTGTCGGCCGTCTCGGGCAGCACGTTCCCGAAGATGCCGCAGGCAAGGACGATCTGCGCCGGCGCGAGGTCGACGTAGTTGTCCGTACTGCCGGCGTCGCCCTCTCTGATCTCCACGTTGTCGAGCCCGGCGTCTGCTGCCGCCTCCTTGGCCTTGGTGACGTTGCGCGGATCGAGCTCGACGAGCAGCGCGGTGACGTCGGCGCGGCGCGGATGCTCGGGGAGGACGCCGATCACGTCGCGCCCCTGGCCAGCGCACATCGAGAGGATCTCGATCGGACCCGGCGGCGCGCTGTCCAGCGCGATCGTGAGCTGCTCCCGGACCACCACCAGTCGCCTGGCGAGCCTCGTACCGGGGGTGTCGTACTCGTCGTGCCAGGCGTCCCAATCCACGTTGCGAGCCTATCCGGCAAGCAGGTCCACCGTGCGGCGATCATCGCGGACCTCGTCCGCCGAAAGTTTCCGAAAGTTCGATGTCGAAGTCGTGTCGGCCGGTCCGACTCAGCAGTAAGAGACCGACCAGAAGGAGTGAAGGACATGACCATCGTGCGAGCTCGGCAGTGCATCTCCCTCGACGGCTTCACCGCCGCGCCCGACCAGAGCCTGGACAACCCGTTCGGCACCGGCGGGATGGCGTTGAACGACTGGATGTTCACCGACGAAGGCCAGCCGATCGCCCACCGCGCGCAGCCCATGGAGGAGGTCGGCGCGCACATCATGGGACGCCACATGTTCGGCCCGGGCCGCGGTGAGTGGGACCTGTCGTGGCGTGGCTGGTGGGGCGAGGAGCCGCCGTACCACGCGCCGGTGTACGTGCTCACCCATCACGCGCGCGAGCCGCTGGAGCTGGAGGGGACGACGTTCCACTTCGTCACCGACGGTCCCGAGTCCGCGCTGGCGCACGCGAAGGCCGCAGCCGGCTCGAAGGACGTGGCGATCGCGGGCGGGGCGAACGTGGTGCGCCAGTACCTCGCTCTGGGGGCGATCGACGAGCTCGTGCTGCACTACGTACCGCTCACGCTGGGCGCTGGTGAGCGCTTGCTCGATGGTCTCGGCGGGCTGACGTTCGTCCCCACCGAGGTCGTGCCGACGGCCGCGGCCACGCACGTCTGGTATCGGCCGAACCGGTAGGTCCCTAGTGATTGCCCATGATTTGTCCAGTGGCGTGGCCGAGGATCGATGCCATGACCCGCCCTCACACGCTCACGCCCTACGGGAGGCGCTGGCGCATCGACGCCGGTGACCGGGCTGTCGTGGTCGATGACCTGGTCGGCGTCCGCTACCTGGTCACGCTGCTGGCGAACCCGCATGTCGAACTGCTCGCCTCCGACCTCACCGAGGCCGCGTCCCTGATCGCCCGCGGCACGCCTCGGCTGCGGGTGCTGGACGAGCTCCGGGCCGGTGGTCGTTCTCGGCTGTTCGCCGACGAGGCGGAACGTGCCCGCATCGCCGTGGGGAAGGCGATCCGGCGCGCGATCCTCCGGGTGATCGCGCTCGACGCCCGGCTGGGGGAGGAGCTGCTCGAGACGATCCGGACCGGCCGCTACTGCAGCTACCGCCCGCCCGACGTTTCGAATGAGGGCGTCCCTCTGTCGAAGAGCCCGGCCCATCCACCATGTCCCATCAAACTGTGGGGTTCTGGTCGCGAGACGCTGGCGTGTCGCGACCAGAACCCCACACTTTCGCGAAGGGCGGAGGGGCCCCTCGCTCGAGGAGATCGCTACAGGGACGCCCTCATGCGAAACGTGGCGGGGCTCTGGCTGGGTCGGGGGGTGCTTACGCCCGCGGCGAACAGGAGGGCGGTGGGGGAGTGATCGCCGATATCTTGGGGCGATGCCGAGGCCATTGCTGCGGAAGACGCTAGGGGAGGTGCTGCGCCGGGTCCGACTGGCGCAGCGCCGGACGCTGTCCGAGGTCGCGGACAGCGCGAAGATCTCGATGCCGTACCTGTCCGAGCTGGAGCGCGGCCGCAAGGAGGCCTCGTCCGAGGTCCTCGCGGCCATCTGTGAGGCGCTGCGGATCGAGCTGGCCGAGGTACTGGCCGAGGTCGGCAGGATCCTCCTCGCCGAGCAGGCCGCCGAGCGCTCCAAGGTCGTCCAGCTCCACAGCGTGCGCGTCCGCACCAGCGTGGCTCCCCAGCGCCAGTCCCGCCCCACCGGGGACGTCCTGGCCCTCGCGGCCTAGCAAGTCCCGCCGGCCACCGCGCCGTTTGAATGAAGGGCACCTTCATTCAATAGGTTCGAATGAAGGTGCCCTTCATTCAAACCCGGGTCAGCGCGTGGCCGGGTGCTCTACGCGTAGGCCATCTGTCTGACCTCTTGTCGGCTGGTGATCACCTGGTCGGCGAGCCCATACGCCACCGCTTCCTCGGCCGTGAACGTCTTGTTCCGATCGATGTCCTCACGCAGCTTCTCCACCGGATGCCCCGTGTGCACGCTCAAGATGGCCTCCATCTCAGCCCGCACCTTCGCCACCTCCTTCGCCTGCACGGCGAGGTCGGGCAGCGTGCCGCGGGCCTGCGTCGAGGGCTGATGCAGCATCACCTTCGCGTGCTGCAGGACCGACCGACGCCCTGGCGTTCCGGCCGCGAGCAGGACGGCCGCGGCCGAGGAGGCTTGGCCCATGCAGAACGTCGCGATCGGCGACCCGATGAACCGCATCGTGTCGTAGATCGCTGTCAACGCGCTGAACGAGCCACCGGGCGAGTTGATGTACAGCGCGATCTCCTGGTCCATCGAGGCCGACTCGAGGTGGATCAGCTGTGCCATCACGACGTTCGCCACGCCGTCGTCGATCTCAGTGCCGAGGAAGACGATGCGGTCGGACAGCAGCCGCGAGTAGATGTCGAAGGCGCGCTCGCCGGACGGCGTACGTTCGATCACGGTCGGAATCGTGTACTGGCTCATCGAAAGCTCACATCCCCACGGTCGCGTAAGCAGCTGGACGTACGTCGTCGACCCGTTCGACGATCTGGTCGATGAGCCCGTACTCGCGGGCCTCCTCCGCAGTGAACCACCGGTCCCGCAGCGAGTCCCGTTCGACGACCTCGTACGGCTGCCCGCTGTGCTCCGCGGTCAGCCGGGTCATCAGACTCCCGATCCGCTCCAGCTGCCCGGCGTAGATCTCGACGTCGGCAGCAGTCCCGCCGAAGCCCGCCGAGCCCTGGTGCATCAGCACCTGCGCGTGCGGCAGGCTGAAGCGCTTGCCCGGCGTCCCGGCCGTGAGCAGGAACTGCCCCATGCTCCCGGCGAGCCCCATCGCCAACGTGCTGACCTCGTTGGGAATCAGGCGCATCGTGTCGTAGATCGCGAGTCCCGCGCTGACCGATCCGCCGGGTGAGTTGATGTACAGGCTGATGTCGCGCCGCGAGTCCTCCGCGGACAGCAACAAGAGCTGGGCACAGAGTCTGTTCGCCACCTGGTCGTCGACCTCGGTGCCGAGCACGATGATGCGCTGGTGGAGAAGCCGGTTGACGAGCTGCTCGTCCACCGACGCCCCCAACGGTCGCTCTGCCGATGCGACGTGCATGCGGTTTCTCCTTGCTTGGCCAGTTGTTCTGTCTTCGAGCATGCGAAGGAGAACGGGGAATCGCCAAGCCAATCTGCTGCCAGCAGAGCCACGCTCCGTTCCTTGAAGGAACCCTCCGCTGCTACGCTGAGAACCATGCAGCGGACGGCATTCGGTGACATGGCCTGCTCGATCGCACGCACGCTGGACGTGATCGGGGAGCCGTGGTCGCCGTTGATCCTGCGCGACATCTACGTCGGCATCAACCGGTTCGAACGCCTCCAGCAGGACCTCGGCATCTCCCGCAAGGTGCTGACCGAACGGCTCCGCTGGCTGACCGAGAACGGCGTGGTGGAGCGGCAGGAGTATGCCAGCCGCCCAGTCCGCCACGAGTACGCGCTGACCGACAAGGGCCGCGAGCTGTGCGACCTCCTGCTGGTCATGGTCCGCTGGGGCGACCGCTGGCTCGCCGGCGAGGCCGGCCCGCCGGTGCTGTACCGCCACCACGCGTGCGGCCAGCTCAGCCACGTCGAGTTGCACTGCTCCGCCTGCGGCAAGGACATGCCCGCCACGTCGATCGACGTCCTCCCCGGCCCAGGCGCGGGCAGGGCTACCTGAGCCGCATCCTGGCCGACCACGGTGCCGAAGACCAGGAACGTGAATGTCGACAGGCATCGCCTAAGTTCAAACCGATCTCACCAAGCCTCAAGAGTTCGGCTCGCCGTTCGACGCGTTGGTCTGCAGCAGGGTCCTGCAGGCCATCCGACTGGCAGACCGTCCTCCGACCTGCGTTGAAGGCAGCGCGAACCAGCGGTCCGGTCGCCTGATCATCGCCGCCGAAACACCGCAAAACGCGTTCCAGGCAAGGTGACTCACCCGACGAAACAGGTACACTAGGGCAGGAAACTCACTATTGCGCGCAACGTGGGCAGCCACGCATGAGCGTGCGTCCGCCGGGTACTGACACCGCGTCCCAATCGGATTCAGTCAACTGTCGCGGAGGCCTGACGGTGATCATTCTTGGAATCGTCCTGCTGTTGGTGGGTGTCCTCGTGAAGATCTCGATCGTCACGACCATCGGCATCATCCTGCTGGTCGTCGGCGCCGTTCTGCTCATTCTCGGTGCCGTCGGTCGTCCCGTCGGCGGACGCAAGTACTGGTTCTGACCGACCGGGTTGAGGTTTTCGCGGTGCTGAACGGGGGAGCGTAGTCGTATGAAATCGGACAGGCGGCGGTCACGCGCGCTCCAACGAGTGCCGTGGCCGCCCGCCCGCGTCCGGCTGTCGGCGTGAGGAGTTGACCGTGGCGGCACGTTCGATCTGGTCGGGGACGCTGACGTTCGGGCTGGTGAACGTTCCCGTTCGTCTCTACAGCGCGACCAAACAGCAGGATGTCTCGTTCCACCAGTTCGAAGAGGGAACGAACGAGCGCATTCGCTACAAGCGCGTCGCCGAGGGCTCCGACCGCGAGGTCGAGTACGAGGACATCGTCAAGGGGTACGAGCTGTCGAACGGCAAGCACGTCATGCTCACCCAGGACGACCTCGAAGCCGCCGACCCAGGCCGCTCGCGGTCGATCGAGATCACCGACTTCGTCGAGCTGGCTGAGATCGATCCCATCTACTACGAGAAGTCCTACTACCTCGGCCCCGGACCGGACGGTGACAAGTCGTACGCCCTGCTGTTCAAGGCGATGGAGGATTCCGAGCTCGCGGCCGTCGCGGTCTTCATCATGCGTGGCAAGCAGTACCTCGCCGTGATCCGGCCGGCGGACCGGGTGCTGATCCTGGAGACGCTGTTCTTCGCCGACGAGGTACGGGATCCGTCCGACGTGATGGACGACCTGCCGCGGATCGGCAAGGTGAGTTCGAAGGAGCTGAAGACAGCGGGCAGCCTGATCCAGCAGCTGACGACGCCGTGGAAGCCGGAGCAGTACCACGACACGTATCGCGAGAGCGTGCTGGCGATCGTCAAGCGCAAGTCGAAGGGTGAGGAGATCGAGGTCGAGGAGGAAACCTCCGACGCCGAGGTCGTCGACCTGATGGAGGCGCTGGAGCAGAGCCTCGCGCGGGCGAAAGGCCGCAAGACCGGCGCCAAGAAGACCGCCAAGAAGGCGCCCGCCGAGAAGAAGACCGCGGCCAAGAAGTCGGCGAAGAAGAAGTCGACGCGCAAGGCCTCCTGACTTTCCCGAACGGATGGGCGTCCAGCCCCAGCTGTTCCGGGAAATCGCCCCGAAGCAACGGGGTGTGCGACCTCATGCCGCTGGGTGCGTCGCGCAGTGATCGTAGAGGACGTCTGAGTTTCTCTTCGATCACCTGGAGTTCACCGTGGCCACCTCCGTAGCCGCTCCCGTACGCGACCAACTGGCCTTCTGGCGAGTACTGCTGGCCGTTCTCGCGCCGATCCCCATGCTCGCCCAGGGCATTTACTACATCCTGCTCCCCGTGAACGGCAGCGCGGGCTTCGAGGAGACCGTTGCCGCCTACACCGCCAACCTGCCGCTGCTGACGGCGATCGTCCCGCTCAACGCGATCTTCGCGACGCTCCTCATTCCCGCGACGGTCGCGGTGGCGTGGGCCACGCATCGGGCGGCGCCAACCCTGACCCGCATCGGTGCCCTCATCTCGTTGGTGGGCTTCTTCGTCGGCTTCGCCACGTTGGGTGGAGTCGACAGCTTCCTGGTCGCCCAGAAGGGCCTCGACGTCGCGTCGATCGCACCCCTTTACAACGCCACGGAAGAGTCGTTGGCGTACCAGCTCGGCGGACTGCTGTTCATCGTCGGCATCGTCGTTGGCCTTACCCTGTTGGGGATTGCCCTCTGGCGTAGCCGCGTCGCACCGGCCTGGGTGGGGATCGCCCTCGCCCTCGGTACGGTGACGCACCCGTTCCTCCCGGGCCACGTCGCCCAGGGCGCCGGCCTCCTCGTCGCCGCTGTGGGCTTCGCCGGCGCCAGCCTCGCGCTGCTGAAGGCCAGCCCGGCTTGACCGAGCTCAGGCTGGCGGGCCGGCCTCGATCCGCCTGCGCAGTTCGTCCGGGGCGAGCTCCGAGCCGTCCTGGAGCCACCAGGTGACGCCGGCTTCCTCGTACAACTTGGCTCGTTCCGAGTTCGGGGCACCGGCCTCGCTCGGCGACCAGATCACGATGTCGGCGTCGTCCTTGCCGCCGGCCGCCAGGAAGTCCGTGCGGATGGTCCGCAGCTCGTCGATGGTGGGAAGGCGGAAGTCGTCGGCCTCGTCCCGGATCTGTGGGAACAGCCCGTCGGCGTCGCGAGCGCCGCGGACTGGGCCCTTGCGCGGCCAGAATCCGCTTGTCCAGATGGGGATTTCGACCTTCGCGAACTGGACGTCGTTCGCCTTGTAGTACGGGCCGTCGTGCTGAACGTTCTCGCCGCTGAACAGCTTGTGCAGCAGGTCGGCGCCGTCATCGAGGCGGTGCGCGAGGTCCCCGCGCTTGGCCGACTCGCCGAAGCGTGAGTAGTCCCAGCCGACGCCCGTGCCGAGGCCGAGGATCATGCGGCCGTTCGACAGGTCCTGCAGGGTGCTCGCTTCGAGCGCGACCTTGACCGGCCGTCGGCGAGGGAGGGGAACGATCATCGGGCCGACCTGGATCCGCTCGGTGACCTGGGCGATCGCCGCGAGCGTGATCCAGGGTTCGGCGACGGGGAGCTCGTAGCCGGACCAGGGAAGGATGTCCCAGAGGAAGTAGCCGTGCCACCCCGCCTCCTCGGCGGCGACGGCGAGGTCGCGGTGGACGGCTGGGCTGCCGTAGGGGCCGAACGAGGGTACGTAGATGCCGTAGCGCATGTAGGTGGCAACTCGTTCCGTTCGGAACGATATTCCCGCCGAAGTCCTCGGGCTCGCTGAGCCCCGGTCCACTACGGTGGGTCGCGATGACCGAGTTGGTGAGCCAGACGTTCGCCGGCCGCGTTGCGGAGCTGACGGTTCTGGAGGAGGCGTTCGCCAGCGCCGTCGGCGGTGCGCCGCGCGTCGTGCTGGTCGGGGCGGAGGCGGGCGGCGGGAAGAGCCGGCTGCTGCAGGAGTTCACGCAGGGCGTCACCGACCGCGCACGGGTGCTCACCGGCTACTGCGTCGAGCTCGGTGAGGCGGGACTGCCGTACTCGCCGATCACCGCCGCTCTGCGGGAACTGCTGCGCGAGACGAGCGTCGCCGACGTTCAGGTCCTCCTGTCGGACGGCGCGGGTGAGCTGGCGTGGTTGCTGCCGGAGTTCGGCGCGCCTCCGGTGGGTACGGATCCACTGCTGGCTCGGGCGCGGCTCTTCGAGGTCCTGCTGCGGTTGTTCGAGCGGCTCTCGTCCGCGCAGCCGCTGGTACTGCTGGTCGAGGACGCGCACTGGGCGGACCAGTCGACGCGCGACCTACTGAGCTTCCTGATCGGCAACCTGCAGGGGCGTGTGCTGCTGGTGGCGTCGTACCGGTCCGACGAGCTGCATCGCGCGCACCCGCTGCGCTCGTTCCTCGCCGAGGTGCGAAGGCGGTCGATGGTGACGTCGGTGCAGCTGCCGCGGTTGTCGCGGGCCGAGGTCGCTTCCCAGCTCGCGGGGATCCTGCAGCGTCAACCCGAGGTTGCGGTCGTGAACGCGGTGTACGTACTCGGCGACGGCGTACCGCTCTTCACCGAGGCGCTGGTCGATCCGGACGGCACGGTACGTACCGAACTCCCTTCGTCTCTGAGGGATCTGCTGCTGGGCAAGGTCACCGAGCTTCCCGAACCGACCCAGTACGCGCTGCGCGCCGCGGCCCTCGACGGCGTCCAGGTGAGTCACGAACTGCTGCGCCGCGTCATCGGCGCCGATGACGCCAACGTGCTCTCGGCCGTACGTCCGGCTATCGCGGCGAATGTGCTGCTCGACGCGCCCGGTGGCTACGCGTTCCGGCACGCGATGATCCGGGAGGCCGTCCGTTCGGACCTGCTGTCGGCCGAACGGGTCGGACTGCATCGGGCGTTCGCGGAGGCCCTGGAGGCGGACGGCACGCGGCCGTCGGCGCGCCTGGCCATGCACTGGAAGGGTGCGGGCGCGGACGCGAAGGCGCTGCTCGCCGCGTGGCACGCGGCGGGCGAGATCGCAAGCGGGCTTGGGTATGCCGAGCAGTTGGAGATGCTGGACCAGGTGTTGTACCTGTGGTCCAGCGTTCCCGACGCGTCGACGCTGACCGGCGTCGACCGGATCGGGGTGCTCGAGCTCGCTGTCGATGCGGCGATGTGGGCCGGCCAGCCCGACCGCGGGTTGGTCCACGTGGCGGCCGCGATCGTCGACGTCGACGGGGAACGGCTCGCGTCGTTGCTGTGGCGCCGCGCGGAGCTGCGCGAGCAGCTGCTGCAGCCGGGGCAGCTCGAGGACCTGCGCGAGGCCGTACGACTGGCGACGAGCCCGAGCCGACTTCGCGCGCAGGCGCTCGGCGAGCTGGCACGGATGCTGAACAGGCACAACGCGCGCGACGAGGCGCTGCCGTACGCAGCGGAGCTGGCCGCGCTGGCCGAGTCGCTCGGCGACGACGAGACGACGTCGGAGTCGCTGATTACCCAAGTACACATGGCGATTGAGGCCGACGACAAGAAGATCACGATGCTCACGGCAGCGCTCGAGGCGGCCGTACGCGCCGGGTCGCCGAGGCTGGAGCTGTTGGCGTACGTCGCGCTCTCGCACTCCAACGAGACCCGCGGCCGCTCGCGGGAGGCCGTCGTGGCCGCGCGCGCCGGGCTGGCCCGCGCTATCCAGCTCGGCTCGGCGCGCTACGTGGCCGAGATCATCGCGCAGAACCTCGCCGAGTCGCTCTTCTCGGCAGGGGAGTGGAATGAGGCGCTCGACGTCGTCACGGCCGCGCTCGAACGCGACCCCGCGCCGTACGCTCGTGCCGGCCTGTTGCTGATTCGGAGCCAGATCGTCTTCGCTCGTGGCGATATCGAGTCCGTCAAGGAGATCTTGACGGAGATCGGGACGGTCGACTTCCGGCCGGAAGCCCAGCACACGTTGCCGTTGACGGCCCTTCGAATCGAGGGCCGGTTGGCTCTTGGCGACCTCGCAGGCGCGCAGGAGCTCGCCGCCTTGGCACCCACGCTGGTGGTCGGAACGGACCCTCGTTATGCGTGGCGGTTGTTGGTCGCCTCGATGCGTGCCTGTGCTGAGTCACCTTCGCCTTCGTTGCAGGCTTCGTTGACCTCGCTGGCCGAGGCGACCGATCGGCCGGGGCCGGTCGAACACGCGCAGGCGTTGACGTTCGCGGCCGAGCTGTCGCGGGTCACGACGTCGTCGGTGCCCGCGTGGACCGCTGCGGCCGCTTCTTGGGCCGAGTTGGAACGGCCGAACGCGCAGACGTACGCGCTGCTGCGGCTCGCCGCCGCGCAGGGCGCTACCGGCTCCCGCGACGCCGCGGCGGTGTCCTTGCGAGAGGCGGTCGTGCTGGCGACGGGACTGGGCGCGGAACCGTTGCTGGCTCAGGCTTCCGCGCTCGCTCGACGGCTCCGGTTGTCGCTGGACGACCGGCCCGCGCCGGCGGAGGCTGCGACGCCGTACGGGCTCACCGACCGCGAGCTCGTGGTCCTGCGCCTGGTCGCCGCGGGGCGAAGCAACCCGGAGATCGCTGAGGAACTGTTCATCTCCGCCAAGACGGCATCCGTGCACGTCTCCCATATCCTGGCCAAGCTCGGCGTCACCTCCCGCTCGGCCGCCGCCGGCATG is part of the Tenggerimyces flavus genome and encodes:
- a CDS encoding LLM class flavin-dependent oxidoreductase, which gives rise to MRYGIYVPSFGPYGSPAVHRDLAVAAEEAGWHGYFLWDILPWSGYELPVAEPWITLAAIAQVTERIQVGPMIVPLPRRRPVKVALEASTLQDLSNGRMILGLGTGVGWDYSRFGESAKRGDLAHRLDDGADLLHKLFSGENVQHDGPYYKANDVQFAKVEIPIWTSGFWPRKGPVRGARDADGLFPQIRDEADDFRLPTIDELRTIRTDFLAAGGKDDADIVIWSPSEAGAPNSERAKLYEEAGVTWWLQDGSELAPDELRRRIEAGPPA
- a CDS encoding helix-turn-helix transcriptional regulator encodes the protein MTELVSQTFAGRVAELTVLEEAFASAVGGAPRVVLVGAEAGGGKSRLLQEFTQGVTDRARVLTGYCVELGEAGLPYSPITAALRELLRETSVADVQVLLSDGAGELAWLLPEFGAPPVGTDPLLARARLFEVLLRLFERLSSAQPLVLLVEDAHWADQSTRDLLSFLIGNLQGRVLLVASYRSDELHRAHPLRSFLAEVRRRSMVTSVQLPRLSRAEVASQLAGILQRQPEVAVVNAVYVLGDGVPLFTEALVDPDGTVRTELPSSLRDLLLGKVTELPEPTQYALRAAALDGVQVSHELLRRVIGADDANVLSAVRPAIAANVLLDAPGGYAFRHAMIREAVRSDLLSAERVGLHRAFAEALEADGTRPSARLAMHWKGAGADAKALLAAWHAAGEIASGLGYAEQLEMLDQVLYLWSSVPDASTLTGVDRIGVLELAVDAAMWAGQPDRGLVHVAAAIVDVDGERLASLLWRRAELREQLLQPGQLEDLREAVRLATSPSRLRAQALGELARMLNRHNARDEALPYAAELAALAESLGDDETTSESLITQVHMAIEADDKKITMLTAALEAAVRAGSPRLELLAYVALSHSNETRGRSREAVVAARAGLARAIQLGSARYVAEIIAQNLAESLFSAGEWNEALDVVTAALERDPAPYARAGLLLIRSQIVFARGDIESVKEILTEIGTVDFRPEAQHTLPLTALRIEGRLALGDLAGAQELAALAPTLVVGTDPRYAWRLLVASMRACAESPSPSLQASLTSLAEATDRPGPVEHAQALTFAAELSRVTTSSVPAWTAAAASWAELERPNAQTYALLRLAAAQGATGSRDAAAVSLREAVVLATGLGAEPLLAQASALARRLRLSLDDRPAPAEAATPYGLTDRELVVLRLVAAGRSNPEIAEELFISAKTASVHVSHILAKLGVTSRSAAAGMAHREHLVGND